A window of the Gossypium hirsutum isolate 1008001.06 chromosome A05, Gossypium_hirsutum_v2.1, whole genome shotgun sequence genome harbors these coding sequences:
- the LOC107960523 gene encoding uncharacterized protein produces the protein MEVFGSNHYLFSPKAPRCSSRSKELPDSSLNLPLLKSLDFKSVSISSLRLSLSSSSSGHEHDDLLWLSLDSNKPSTNPFAPCRNINPNPNPNPPRMRMVKPRPGSWSDQTSTNGARIGRSSIQREPKTSWSKNELYRELERSSSSSSNFNGSPRFKQRGMERSYSTSV, from the exons ATGGAGGTTTTCGGGTCAAATCATTACTTGTTTTCACCTAAAGCTCCGAGGTGTTCAAGCAGGTCGAAGGAACTACCAG ATTCTTCATTAAATCTCCCATTGTTGAAAAGCTTAGATTTCAAATCGGTTTCCATATCTTCATTACGTTTATCACTTTCTTCATCATCTTCAGGCCATGAACACGACGATCTCCTATGGCTATCACTAGATTCCAATAAGCCAAGCACCAACCCTTTTGCACCATGTAGAAACAtaaaccctaacccaaacccaaacccacCAAGAATGAGGATGGTTAAGCCAAGACCAGGGTCTTGGTCTGATCAAACATCCACCAATGGAGCTAGAATCGGTCGGAGTTCGATCCAGAGAGAACCAAAGACAAGCTGGTCCAAGAATGAACTCTACAGGGAATTGGAAAGAAGTTCAAGCAGTTCAAGCAACTTTAATGGCAGTCCAAGATTTAAACAAAGGGGAATGGAAAGATCATATTCAACAAGCGTTTAG
- the LOC107961175 gene encoding auxin-responsive protein SAUR71 yields MKRFIRRLSRVADASSHYCLLRSDSTARHRTTSTRRPEPFRVAVSLLKKQARRSVPEGHVPIYVGEDMELFVVNAELLNHPVFTALLNKSAQEYGYEQKGVLHIPCHVLVFERVMEALRLGVDSRDLKDLLALFSDDCFLGY; encoded by the coding sequence ATGAAGCGATTCATCCGCCGTCTCTCCCGCGTCGCTGACGCTTCCTCCCATTACTGCCTTCTCCGTTCCGACTCCACCGCTCGACATCGCACTACCTCCACCCGCCGACCCGAACCGTTCCGCGTCGCCGTCTCTTTGTTGAAAAAGCAAGCACGCCGGTCGGTCCCCGAGGGTCACGTGCCCATTTACGTAGGGGAAGATATGGAGCTGTTCGTTGTGAACGCCGAGTTGCTGAACCACCCGGTTTTCACTGCATTGCTTAACAAGTCGGCTCAGGAGTATGGGTACGAGCAAAAAGGGGTGCTTCATATACCGTGTCACGTACTGGTTTTTGAGCGCGTTATGGAAGCCTTGAGACTCGGGGTTGATTCACGTGACCTCAAGGATCTCCTTGCTTTGTTCTCCGACGACTGTTTTTTGGGTTACTAG